From a single Endozoicomonas euniceicola genomic region:
- the pabB gene encoding aminodeoxychorismate synthase component I, with translation MATMNELIIVDLDYQADSSIWFEHCLNETLPCFLDSCGSKYSESRSRYDIISANPWAVVAVDNNEQVKVTNYLTGEAIDRSGQSPFDCLSELLEKMTPVVKNALPFTGGAIGFWGYELASVLEPGRIARREMETPLMSVGLYHWALISDHKQQSTQLVFHPGCPEQEREKVLALFHQPEAARSSAFKITRGFTPSITKTEYKEAFDRIQDYILAGDCYEVNLTQEFVAHYQGNSWSAYKTLREVSPAPYSAYLSLPGFEILSHSPERFIKVTGRHVETHPIKGTRPRGRSEQEDREYAQDLLECEKDRAENLMIVDLLRNDLGKICKTGSIKVPRLFGLESYANVHHLVSTVTGELDEDRHALDVLSHAFPGGSITGAPKIRSMEIIHELEASARTIYCGSIGYISTDGQMDTSITIRSLIARNNRLHCWGGGAIVADSDCEQEYQESVTKVKNLMHGLESM, from the coding sequence ATGGCCACTATGAACGAACTGATCATCGTTGATCTGGACTATCAGGCTGACTCCAGCATCTGGTTTGAACATTGCCTGAATGAAACCCTGCCCTGTTTTCTCGACAGCTGCGGCTCAAAATATTCAGAATCACGCAGTCGTTACGACATCATCTCCGCAAATCCATGGGCCGTGGTAGCGGTGGACAATAATGAGCAAGTGAAGGTTACCAATTATTTAACCGGGGAAGCTATTGACCGTTCCGGGCAGTCTCCCTTTGACTGCCTGTCCGAACTGCTGGAAAAAATGACACCTGTCGTAAAAAACGCCCTGCCCTTTACCGGTGGCGCAATAGGTTTCTGGGGCTATGAGCTGGCCTCGGTACTGGAACCCGGTCGCATTGCCAGACGTGAGATGGAAACACCTTTAATGAGTGTTGGGCTGTATCACTGGGCGCTGATTTCAGACCATAAACAGCAGTCGACACAACTTGTTTTTCATCCGGGTTGCCCGGAACAGGAAAGAGAAAAGGTGTTGGCCCTTTTCCACCAACCGGAAGCAGCCAGGTCATCAGCATTTAAAATAACCCGTGGTTTTACCCCATCCATCACTAAAACCGAGTATAAAGAAGCCTTTGACAGAATTCAGGACTATATCCTTGCTGGCGACTGTTACGAAGTAAATCTGACTCAGGAGTTTGTTGCGCACTATCAGGGCAATAGCTGGTCAGCCTATAAGACGTTGAGAGAAGTCAGCCCCGCTCCTTATTCTGCCTATTTGTCACTCCCTGGCTTTGAGATTCTCAGCCACTCTCCGGAACGCTTCATTAAAGTCACAGGTCGCCACGTTGAAACTCACCCCATAAAAGGCACACGCCCCAGAGGACGCTCAGAACAGGAAGACCGTGAGTATGCACAGGACTTGCTGGAATGTGAGAAAGACCGGGCTGAGAACCTGATGATCGTCGACCTGCTGCGCAATGACCTGGGCAAAATCTGTAAAACCGGCAGCATAAAAGTGCCTCGCCTTTTTGGCCTTGAGAGTTATGCCAATGTGCATCACCTGGTCAGCACTGTGACCGGTGAGCTGGATGAGGACCGGCACGCTCTGGATGTGTTATCTCACGCATTTCCCGGTGGCTCTATTACAGGAGCCCCCAAGATTCGTTCCATGGAGATCATTCACGAACTGGAAGCGTCTGCGCGCACTATTTACTGTGGCTCCATTGGCTACATCAGTACAGACGGGCAGATGGATACCAGTATTACTATCCGCTCACTGATAGCCCGTAACAACCGGCTGCACTGCTGGGGCGGTGGCGCTATTGTGGCCGATTCCGATTGTGAACAGGAGTATCAGGAGTCAGTCACCAAGGTTAAAAACCTGATGCACGGTCTGGAAAGTATGTGA
- a CDS encoding isocitrate lyase/PEP mutase family protein has product MPETDKNNALSRLIIQQGIVTAPGVYDGLSARLAEEAGFSALYASGGAMARSTGVPDIGLLTLTEVVDRVRQICESTTLPVIADADTGFGNEVNVKRTVELFKNAGVSAFHLEDQEFPKRCGHLDGKSLIPADEMCKKIEVASKYAGEVMVIARTDAIAVTGFDDAIGRGKAYVEAGADMLFVEAPQTVQQIEAIARQAPGPKLINMFYGGKTPLVPAADLKAMGYQLIIIPSDLQRAAMTAMKEVLDVIRRDGDSGAVADDMLTFQDRERLVKTKEFLNP; this is encoded by the coding sequence ATGCCAGAGACAGATAAAAACAACGCCCTGAGTCGTCTGATTATACAACAGGGCATTGTAACCGCTCCGGGTGTTTATGACGGTCTTTCCGCCCGTCTGGCAGAAGAAGCCGGATTTTCTGCGCTCTATGCCAGTGGTGGGGCTATGGCCCGCAGCACCGGTGTGCCTGACATTGGTCTGTTAACGTTAACGGAAGTGGTAGACCGGGTTCGGCAGATTTGTGAGTCCACGACTCTGCCAGTGATTGCCGATGCCGATACGGGTTTCGGTAATGAAGTCAATGTAAAGCGCACTGTTGAGTTGTTCAAAAATGCCGGTGTGTCAGCCTTTCATCTTGAAGATCAGGAGTTCCCCAAGCGTTGCGGTCATCTGGACGGTAAATCCCTGATACCTGCGGATGAGATGTGCAAAAAGATCGAAGTGGCCAGCAAATACGCCGGAGAGGTGATGGTCATAGCCCGTACCGATGCGATTGCTGTCACCGGCTTTGACGATGCCATTGGCCGTGGCAAAGCTTATGTTGAAGCCGGTGCCGACATGCTGTTTGTGGAAGCACCGCAAACCGTGCAACAGATTGAAGCCATCGCCAGACAGGCACCGGGTCCCAAACTGATTAACATGTTTTATGGTGGCAAAACGCCGCTGGTGCCAGCGGCTGACCTGAAAGCCATGGGCTATCAACTGATTATTATTCCCTCTGATTTACAGCGTGCTGCCATGACGGCCATGAAAGAAGTGCTCGATGTGATCCGGCGTGACGGTGACAGCGGCGCCGTTGCCGATGATATGCTGACTTTTCAGGATCGTGAACGTCTGGTAAAAACCAAAGAGTTTTTAAATCCTTAA
- the prpC gene encoding bifunctional 2-methylcitrate synthase/citrate synthase, with the protein MAEKKLNGAGLRGQSAGSTALCTVGQSGTGLTYCGYDISELADHATFEEVAYLLFNGDLPNASELSGYKERLKTFRGLPQPLKVCLEQIPADAHPMDVLRTGTSVLGNLEAETSFTEQQDVADRLLGALPSILLYWYHFSHNGERIDTEVGDDSIAGHFLAMLHGKEPSAEHRRCLDVSLILYAEHEFNASTFTARVCASTLSDMHSCVTGAIGSLRGPLHGGANEAAMALIEQFSSVEEAIDCVKGMLVRKDKIMGFGHAIYRESDPRNAIIKQWSKKLGEAVGDQILYPVSEAIEQLMWDEKKLFCNADFFHASAYNFMGIPTKLFTPIFVCSRVSGWTAHVMEQRANNRIIRPSADYIGEEPRSWLPLADR; encoded by the coding sequence ATGGCTGAGAAAAAACTGAATGGCGCAGGTCTGCGTGGCCAGAGTGCAGGATCAACGGCTTTATGTACCGTAGGCCAGTCCGGTACCGGGCTGACTTACTGTGGTTATGATATTTCTGAACTGGCAGATCATGCCACCTTTGAGGAAGTGGCTTATCTGCTGTTCAATGGTGATCTGCCCAATGCCAGCGAGCTGTCGGGTTATAAAGAACGACTGAAAACCTTCCGGGGGTTGCCTCAGCCATTGAAAGTCTGCCTTGAGCAGATTCCGGCGGATGCTCACCCCATGGATGTATTGCGAACCGGTACGTCAGTGCTTGGCAATCTGGAAGCGGAGACCAGCTTTACTGAGCAGCAGGATGTGGCAGATCGCTTACTGGGCGCTTTGCCTTCAATCCTCCTGTACTGGTATCACTTCAGCCATAATGGTGAACGGATTGACACAGAAGTGGGTGATGATTCCATTGCCGGTCATTTTCTGGCCATGCTTCATGGCAAAGAGCCCTCTGCCGAGCATCGCCGTTGTCTGGATGTTTCACTGATTTTGTACGCCGAACATGAGTTCAATGCCTCAACGTTTACTGCAAGAGTCTGCGCCTCCACTCTGTCGGATATGCACTCCTGCGTAACCGGCGCTATTGGTTCCCTGCGTGGGCCATTACATGGCGGTGCCAATGAAGCAGCCATGGCGTTGATTGAGCAGTTCAGTTCAGTGGAAGAAGCCATCGACTGTGTAAAAGGCATGCTGGTTCGCAAGGACAAGATCATGGGCTTTGGTCATGCCATCTATCGTGAGTCCGATCCCCGCAATGCCATTATCAAGCAGTGGTCAAAGAAACTGGGCGAAGCCGTCGGCGACCAGATACTCTATCCGGTTTCCGAAGCCATTGAGCAGCTGATGTGGGATGAAAAGAAACTGTTCTGCAATGCGGACTTCTTCCATGCGTCCGCCTACAATTTTATGGGCATTCCCACCAAACTGTTTACGCCCATTTTTGTCTGCTCCAGGGTTTCAGGCTGGACGGCTCACGTTATGGAGCAGCGGGCGAATAACCGAATCATCCGTCCTTCTGCGGATTATATTGGTGAAGAGCCACGCAGCTGGCTGCCGCTGGCAGACCGTTAA
- the acnD gene encoding Fe/S-dependent 2-methylisocitrate dehydratase AcnD, protein MNTAYRKSLPGTDLDYYDTRAAVDAIQPGAYLKLPYTARVLAENLVRRCDPTTLTASLQQIIDRKRELDFPWYPARVVCHDILGQTALVDLAGLRDAIAQQGGDPAKVNPVVPTQLIVDHSLAVEHGGYDKDAFDKNRAIEDRRNEDRFHFINWTRDAFKNVDVIPPGNGILHQINLEKMSPVIQSREGVAFPDTLVGTDSHTPHVDALGVIALGVGGLEAESVMLGRASWMRLPDIIGVEIAGKRQPGITATDIVLALTEFLRNEKVVSSYLEFYGTGVADLTLGDRATIANMTPEFGASAGLFYIDGQTIDYLKLTGRDDDQVRLVEHYAKTAGLWADRLEQAEYERVLTFDLSKVGRNIAGPSNPHRRVSTSELAQKGISGKVENEPGLMPDGAVIIAAITSCTNTSNPRNTVAAGLLAKKANALGLVRKPWVKTSFAPGSKAVQLYLESAGLLPELESLGFGIVGFACTTCNGMSGALDPVIQKEVVDRDLYATAVLSGNRNFDGRIHPYAKQAFLASPPLVVAYAIAGTIRFDIEQDVLGVDQKGNPVTLKDIWPADEEIDAIVHAHVKPEQFREVYIPMFDLDSGRGNTTNPLYQWRPQSTYIRRPPYWEGALAGERTMKGMRPLAVLGDNITTDHLSPSNAILPDSAAGEYLAKMGLPEEDFNSYATHRGDHLTAQRATFANPKLLNEMVTENGEVVQGSLARVEPEGKVTRMWEAIETYMERQQPLIIIAGADYGQGSSRDWAAKGVRLAGVEVIVAEGFERIHRTNLVGMGVLPLEFKAGITRTTLAIDGTETFDVLGDRTPGATLKLFIHRRDGETLEVPVTCRLDTAEEVSIYEAGGVLQRFARDFLSKDEQLKANS, encoded by the coding sequence ATGAACACTGCCTATCGAAAATCATTACCAGGGACTGATCTGGATTACTATGATACCCGGGCTGCCGTTGATGCCATTCAACCCGGTGCTTATCTTAAGCTGCCATACACTGCCAGGGTGCTGGCTGAAAACCTGGTACGTCGCTGTGATCCGACAACACTGACAGCCTCTTTGCAACAGATTATTGATCGTAAACGGGAGCTGGACTTCCCCTGGTATCCGGCCAGGGTCGTCTGTCACGATATCCTCGGACAGACTGCGCTGGTTGACCTCGCCGGTCTGCGTGATGCCATTGCCCAGCAGGGGGGCGACCCGGCAAAGGTTAACCCGGTAGTGCCCACTCAGCTGATTGTGGATCATTCACTGGCGGTGGAACACGGAGGCTACGACAAGGACGCTTTCGATAAAAACCGGGCCATTGAAGACCGGCGCAATGAAGATCGCTTCCATTTTATCAACTGGACCAGGGACGCCTTTAAAAACGTCGATGTTATCCCACCCGGCAATGGCATTCTGCACCAGATAAACCTGGAGAAGATGTCACCGGTTATTCAGTCGAGGGAGGGCGTGGCTTTTCCGGATACCCTGGTAGGTACTGACAGCCATACGCCCCATGTGGATGCCCTGGGTGTGATTGCCCTGGGTGTCGGTGGACTGGAGGCGGAAAGCGTGATGTTGGGGCGGGCTTCCTGGATGCGACTGCCCGACATTATCGGTGTTGAGATTGCTGGTAAACGCCAGCCGGGCATTACCGCCACGGATATTGTCCTGGCGCTGACCGAATTCCTGCGTAACGAGAAGGTGGTGTCGTCTTATCTGGAGTTTTACGGTACCGGTGTTGCCGACCTGACCCTGGGCGACCGTGCCACCATTGCCAATATGACGCCGGAGTTTGGTGCTTCTGCCGGACTGTTCTATATCGACGGGCAGACCATTGATTACCTGAAGCTGACTGGCAGGGACGATGACCAGGTCAGATTGGTTGAGCACTACGCTAAAACCGCAGGACTCTGGGCTGATCGTCTGGAACAGGCGGAATATGAACGGGTTCTGACGTTTGACCTGTCGAAGGTGGGTCGCAATATTGCGGGCCCTTCCAACCCTCACCGTCGTGTATCCACGTCCGAACTGGCGCAGAAGGGTATTTCCGGCAAAGTAGAAAATGAACCCGGTTTGATGCCTGACGGGGCAGTGATTATTGCCGCCATTACCAGCTGCACCAATACCTCTAACCCTCGCAATACGGTGGCGGCCGGACTGCTGGCAAAAAAAGCCAATGCCCTGGGGCTGGTGCGTAAACCCTGGGTGAAAACCTCCTTTGCACCCGGCTCTAAAGCGGTGCAGCTGTACCTGGAATCCGCCGGTCTGCTGCCCGAGCTGGAAAGCCTTGGTTTTGGTATCGTCGGTTTTGCCTGCACTACCTGCAATGGCATGAGCGGAGCCCTTGATCCGGTCATTCAGAAGGAAGTCGTTGACCGCGACCTGTATGCAACTGCGGTGCTGTCCGGCAACCGCAACTTTGATGGCCGTATCCATCCTTATGCGAAACAGGCCTTTCTCGCCTCACCACCGCTGGTGGTGGCTTACGCCATTGCCGGAACCATTCGTTTCGATATTGAACAGGATGTTCTGGGTGTTGACCAGAAAGGCAATCCGGTTACGCTGAAGGATATCTGGCCTGCGGATGAAGAGATTGATGCGATTGTTCACGCTCATGTGAAGCCGGAACAGTTTCGGGAAGTCTATATTCCCATGTTTGACCTGGACTCTGGTCGTGGCAATACAACGAACCCTCTTTATCAGTGGCGTCCACAAAGTACTTATATTCGCCGTCCTCCCTACTGGGAAGGCGCTCTGGCTGGTGAGCGCACCATGAAAGGCATGCGCCCCCTGGCAGTGCTTGGCGATAACATCACCACCGATCACCTGTCGCCATCCAATGCCATTCTGCCTGACAGTGCCGCCGGGGAATATCTGGCGAAAATGGGGCTGCCGGAAGAAGACTTTAACTCTTACGCCACCCATCGTGGTGATCACCTGACCGCCCAGAGAGCGACCTTTGCCAATCCAAAGCTGCTTAACGAAATGGTCACAGAGAATGGAGAAGTCGTTCAGGGGTCTCTGGCGCGGGTTGAACCGGAAGGCAAAGTCACCCGCATGTGGGAAGCCATTGAAACCTATATGGAACGCCAGCAGCCGTTGATCATTATTGCCGGGGCGGATTATGGTCAGGGTTCATCCCGGGACTGGGCGGCTAAAGGCGTGCGTCTGGCCGGTGTGGAAGTGATTGTCGCTGAAGGGTTTGAGCGCATTCACCGGACCAACCTGGTGGGCATGGGTGTGTTGCCGTTGGAATTTAAAGCCGGGATCACTCGCACAACCCTGGCTATTGACGGTACAGAAACTTTTGATGTCCTGGGAGACCGGACTCCGGGTGCCACACTGAAGCTTTTTATTCATCGCCGTGATGGGGAAACGCTTGAAGTACCAGTGACCTGTCGTCTTGATACCGCTGAGGAAGTGTCCATTTATGAAGCGGGTGGTGTGCTTCAGCGTTTTGCCAGAGATTTTTTGAGCAAAGATGAACAGCTAAAAGCCAACAGCTAA
- the prpF gene encoding 2-methylaconitate cis-trans isomerase PrpF, which translates to MSSVPQVKIPATYMRGGTSKGVFFSLEDLPEPAQVPGEARDKLLLRVIGSPDPYGKHTDGMGGATSSTSKTVIVSRSASQSAQASHDVDYLFGQVAIDRPFVDWSGNCGNLTAAAGAFAISKGLVDPDRIPDNGFATVRIWQVNIQKTIVAHIPISNGEVQETGDFELDGVTFPAAEVQVEFLNPVDASEAMFPTGQLVDTLDVPGIGRLPATMINAGIPTIFLNAQDIGYTGTELQDDINGDDEALKRFETIRAHGAVQMGLIDHIDQALQQQHIPKVAFVGKPSDYKASSGKAVSANDIDLLVRALSMGKLHHAMMGTAAVAIGTAAAIPGTLVNLAAGGGERQVVRFGHPSGTLKVGAEVSANTGAWLVEKAVMSRSARVLMEGWVRVPGDAFQVSKCEKAVDSIPPG; encoded by the coding sequence ATGAGTTCTGTGCCTCAGGTGAAAATCCCTGCCACCTATATGCGTGGCGGAACCAGTAAAGGGGTGTTCTTCAGCCTTGAAGATCTTCCCGAACCGGCTCAGGTGCCGGGTGAAGCCAGGGATAAACTGCTGTTACGTGTGATTGGTAGCCCTGACCCCTATGGCAAACACACCGACGGCATGGGCGGGGCTACTTCCAGTACCAGCAAAACGGTGATCGTTTCCAGAAGCGCTTCCCAAAGTGCTCAGGCAAGCCATGATGTGGACTACCTGTTTGGTCAGGTCGCCATCGACAGACCGTTCGTGGACTGGAGTGGTAACTGCGGCAACCTGACGGCTGCTGCGGGGGCTTTTGCCATCAGCAAAGGGTTGGTTGATCCTGACCGGATTCCTGACAATGGCTTTGCCACGGTACGCATCTGGCAGGTGAATATTCAGAAAACCATTGTCGCCCATATCCCCATCAGCAACGGTGAGGTGCAGGAAACCGGTGACTTTGAGCTGGACGGTGTCACCTTTCCTGCGGCAGAAGTTCAGGTTGAGTTTTTGAATCCGGTGGATGCCAGTGAAGCCATGTTCCCGACCGGGCAGTTGGTGGATACGCTGGACGTGCCAGGTATTGGTCGGTTACCAGCCACCATGATTAATGCCGGGATTCCCACCATTTTCCTCAATGCTCAGGATATTGGTTACACCGGCACCGAGCTTCAGGACGATATTAATGGTGATGACGAAGCATTAAAGCGATTCGAAACCATTCGTGCCCACGGTGCGGTTCAAATGGGGTTGATTGATCATATTGATCAGGCGTTACAGCAACAACATATTCCCAAGGTGGCCTTTGTTGGCAAGCCCTCTGATTATAAGGCATCCAGTGGTAAAGCCGTTTCAGCGAATGATATTGATCTGCTGGTCAGGGCGCTGTCCATGGGTAAGCTCCATCATGCCATGATGGGAACCGCAGCGGTGGCGATTGGCACTGCGGCTGCTATTCCGGGAACACTGGTAAATCTTGCAGCCGGTGGGGGAGAGAGGCAGGTTGTTCGCTTTGGTCACCCGTCAGGTACATTAAAAGTGGGTGCTGAAGTCAGTGCTAATACGGGAGCCTGGCTGGTTGAAAAAGCAGTCATGAGCCGCAGCGCCAGAGTGTTGATGGAAGGCTGGGTTCGTGTGCCGGGGGATGCTTTTCAGGTTAGTAAATGCGAGAAAGCGGTTGACTCAATTCCCCCTGGCTAA
- a CDS encoding OTU domain-containing protein: MHLYKHWALFLTLWTSLGYGYSLQELKNYNIQLDVAKKTALLPITASIRQSGSYYEINFGTTEFNPITVTEEQGHYRLDVDGDRYTVLLPHAQLPMPGSALPTSFVQPAPPVSVVPPPVPHFLVMDASGHIDTLSEKVKGLQQEKEQLTKTNQALEQELQKQSNRFEEQIAALNRQLSEATRPQRQNENPAQRQEEPEPSEQPAPWPEVPSTIHVRNQGTQTPRFNNEQQGMTQTLRQQVREQSRQINQLSKALVGKKQALAASQETVRKLNLKLFDDSEQYGKVEKQLLEQIKSIKLKQSLSMVDEISPAMEPSPTPPLAEEAGAAEKVAAEKVAAARAQAHSSDQGDEEMSEQNPERQVEPENNERLLNQSTTAKNGDRKGKNKGKKKGKKFKAPSKKRQSTGDDSSASTEVNDKSVEPEVGDVTNTSHSDKLPELPEDEARSLLDRLSDAIPALRLAEKKGKKRRETQDSFHNTKALNDYMERLFKLKEEHSEINLDQHYKVLGNILQDQIIRSIGSGDGIYPNYLDDAINRYLQLFINFRKLHEHKNLWRVIDLLTLDQEDAVKINVLNIFHRLLKENWPDLRIGLWQVIAQTYKNFQFEHEDIDGLSDYLSNLLYALFAEDFTMITALVHGLRRVNSPNNYGLQDHVSAFVKGNDERLYSNTGAISILRDFQMIECLMNSIADNASRGRIWSELDVTAVAATIVQMCDAMCTIVKNLSKYMPAVGEDQGVKFFNNDESDWDLKRKHIQRRVNIVKRLKEDKPDLSKPVRLLSQFQAHLAGCKYQAGFLNLSGIDPIERFSILGFQPNYTPGDGLCLFHALVQQLSGVEEPKQEDSLRLIRQLIEFAQKQSDYSDTFGHINTELQEGEDLNSLNAVVNQLLNAQSIESPLQQESWGGHEILGLVSNYLDRAVLVIQANHTMSDDGSIALLFEPGGSEPSYLNFIETLDYIEVAFWDGSMPVTLGFLQGNPNTGDGNHWFELLYNISSETSSDLYGELDLEVSDCDRGDRAPGQCSESCLKPPEER, encoded by the coding sequence ATGCATCTTTACAAGCACTGGGCGCTGTTTCTGACCCTATGGACTTCCCTTGGTTACGGCTACTCGCTGCAAGAGCTTAAAAACTACAATATTCAGCTTGATGTCGCTAAGAAAACGGCACTGCTACCTATTACCGCCTCGATCCGGCAGTCAGGCTCGTACTATGAGATTAATTTCGGCACTACGGAATTCAATCCGATCACGGTCACAGAGGAGCAGGGGCACTACCGACTGGACGTTGATGGCGACAGATACACTGTGTTACTGCCCCATGCGCAGCTCCCAATGCCAGGATCAGCTCTCCCCACCTCTTTTGTTCAGCCTGCTCCACCTGTTTCCGTGGTTCCGCCGCCCGTGCCTCACTTTCTGGTGATGGACGCATCCGGTCATATCGATACTCTGTCAGAAAAGGTGAAGGGACTGCAGCAGGAAAAGGAGCAGCTGACAAAAACGAACCAGGCCCTGGAGCAGGAGTTGCAGAAGCAGTCTAACCGGTTTGAGGAGCAGATAGCCGCACTTAACCGTCAGCTCTCTGAGGCAACCAGACCGCAACGGCAGAACGAAAACCCGGCGCAAAGGCAGGAGGAGCCTGAACCGTCGGAACAACCTGCGCCCTGGCCTGAAGTGCCCTCTACGATACATGTCAGGAATCAGGGCACCCAGACACCCCGCTTTAATAACGAGCAACAGGGTATGACTCAGACCCTGCGGCAGCAGGTCAGGGAGCAGTCCCGGCAGATTAATCAGCTGAGCAAAGCGCTGGTTGGCAAAAAGCAGGCGCTCGCTGCCAGTCAAGAGACGGTTCGAAAACTGAATCTAAAGCTGTTTGACGATTCGGAACAGTATGGAAAGGTCGAAAAGCAGCTACTTGAGCAGATTAAATCCATCAAACTCAAACAATCTTTATCCATGGTGGATGAAATTTCACCCGCAATGGAACCTTCGCCCACCCCGCCTCTGGCTGAAGAGGCAGGAGCCGCAGAAAAAGTGGCTGCAGAAAAAGTGGCAGCGGCCCGGGCCCAAGCTCATTCCAGTGATCAGGGTGATGAGGAGATGAGCGAACAGAACCCTGAGCGCCAGGTAGAGCCTGAAAATAACGAAAGACTCCTGAATCAATCCACCACCGCCAAAAACGGAGACAGGAAGGGAAAAAATAAGGGGAAAAAGAAAGGGAAAAAATTTAAAGCACCCAGTAAAAAAAGACAATCTACCGGCGATGATTCGTCAGCCAGTACGGAAGTCAACGATAAATCCGTTGAACCTGAGGTGGGTGACGTCACCAACACTTCCCATTCCGACAAGCTGCCGGAACTTCCAGAAGATGAAGCACGGTCCCTTTTAGACAGGCTGTCAGATGCCATTCCGGCGCTAAGGCTCGCTGAGAAAAAAGGTAAAAAAAGACGAGAAACACAAGACTCATTTCATAACACGAAGGCGCTGAATGATTACATGGAGAGGCTTTTTAAATTAAAAGAGGAGCATAGCGAGATCAATCTTGACCAACACTATAAGGTGCTGGGCAATATTCTTCAGGATCAGATTATAAGATCTATAGGAAGTGGTGATGGGATCTATCCGAACTATCTTGATGATGCGATAAATCGGTATCTCCAGCTGTTTATCAATTTCAGAAAATTGCATGAGCATAAAAACCTTTGGAGGGTGATAGACCTCCTCACCTTAGACCAGGAGGATGCGGTAAAGATTAATGTGCTTAATATATTCCACCGCTTACTTAAGGAAAACTGGCCTGACTTGAGGATCGGCTTATGGCAGGTAATTGCCCAAACGTACAAAAATTTTCAATTTGAACATGAAGATATAGATGGCCTCAGTGACTACCTATCCAACCTTCTCTATGCGCTCTTTGCCGAAGATTTTACGATGATCACCGCATTGGTTCATGGGCTTAGGAGAGTAAATTCACCAAACAACTATGGGTTGCAGGATCATGTGAGCGCATTTGTTAAGGGAAACGATGAGAGGCTTTACAGCAACACCGGGGCTATTAGTATCTTGCGTGACTTTCAAATGATTGAATGTCTCATGAACTCAATAGCAGATAATGCAAGCCGGGGACGCATCTGGAGTGAACTCGACGTCACCGCTGTCGCCGCTACGATTGTTCAGATGTGCGATGCTATGTGCACTATTGTAAAGAATCTATCCAAATATATGCCCGCCGTGGGCGAAGACCAAGGTGTGAAATTCTTCAATAATGACGAGTCAGATTGGGATTTAAAACGCAAACACATTCAGCGACGGGTGAATATTGTGAAGCGCCTGAAAGAAGATAAGCCTGATCTGTCCAAACCCGTGCGGCTTCTTTCACAGTTTCAGGCTCATTTAGCGGGGTGCAAATATCAAGCAGGGTTCCTGAACCTATCGGGCATTGACCCAATCGAGCGCTTCTCCATCCTGGGATTTCAGCCTAACTATACTCCCGGCGACGGGCTTTGTCTGTTCCACGCTCTTGTCCAACAGTTATCAGGGGTGGAGGAGCCAAAGCAGGAGGACTCCCTGCGCTTAATCCGTCAGTTGATCGAGTTCGCCCAGAAGCAGTCCGACTATTCAGACACCTTTGGTCACATCAATACAGAGCTTCAGGAAGGCGAAGACCTGAATAGCCTGAATGCGGTGGTCAACCAGCTTCTGAATGCCCAGAGCATTGAGTCCCCCTTGCAGCAGGAGAGCTGGGGAGGGCATGAAATACTGGGCCTGGTCAGCAATTACCTGGACAGAGCCGTGCTGGTCATACAGGCGAATCACACCATGAGTGACGACGGCAGCATTGCGTTGCTGTTTGAGCCAGGGGGTAGTGAGCCTTCGTACCTGAACTTTATTGAGACTCTGGACTATATAGAAGTAGCTTTTTGGGACGGCTCGATGCCGGTGACTCTGGGATTTTTGCAAGGCAACCCTAACACCGGGGACGGCAATCACTGGTTTGAGTTGCTGTACAATATCTCATCCGAAACATCAAGCGACCTATATGGAGAGCTTGATCTTGAAGTGTCCGACTGTGATCGGGGTGACAGAGCCCCCGGGCAATGTTCGGAGTCGTGCCTAAAGCCCCCTGAAGAGAGGTAG